The genomic DNA GGCTAGCTGTCGATGAGTGGATGGCTGCGCTGCACTGCATAGATATAAAAATCACTATGCCACCATGCGTAAAAAGCACATGATGCTTCACGCCAGCTTTTCCTATATGGCTTGAGGTGCATGGCCACATGCAGAGAAAAACCCAAAAGTAAACAAGAAACAACCAGATTAAAAAAgatctttatttaattttaacAAACAATCGCATACTGTCACAagatatttatttaattttaattattcTTGTCGTATGTATTATCGATATTTGATAAATTAGTTTTCTACGTTCACAGTGCAAGTCATTGTATATCGATCTGTGTCGCTTTCTTTCCTGTCACTACTTTCGGCAGGACATGTAGGCCGTGTAGACAAATGATGTATAATCACTACTGCCGGCCACAGCCACAGCTACATGCTTTCTTCTTTTTTGCcttttggtttctttttttCATATACATGCACATGTGCTTAATGCTAGAGAGACTAATAAAGTTGTATCCAAAATAATGTAAGAACAAAGCCGGAAACAatccctttttcaaaaaaaaatcaagaaaaatataaaacatGCCTTCACATGTCGGCATTAAAAGTACTAGTATATGATCTGTTTCCTTTCTAAGTGTGGCCCAAAGGACCGTTGGCAGATAATGGATGACCTTGTTTTTTTTCcaaagcacatctctctaattCCTTCTCTGGTAGCTTAGGAAATCGTGTACCGAATGCTTGAACAGCCCCATCCATGCAGATTAGTGCGTGTATGGCTGCATACACTATTCGCATCATGCACTACCGGAAATCgctagttcgccgtgtgcctaagtttttgccgtgtgttttttgtCGGGCACACAGCAAAGAGCCACTTTCCCGTGTGCCACGATGAAAACGCATggaaaaaaaacacacggcaaaatccACGCTTTACCGTgtgttggcacacggcaaagactttgccgtgtgttttcttttggcacacggcaaagtatacagtttgccgtgtgtttattTTTTTGGCACACGATAAAGTAtatagtttgccgtgtgtttttttcggcacacggcaaagtcataattttctttttctcttctcaCCTCGAAACTTTTTCTACCCTCCACATACAACATGTAGTACTCCTTGTTAAAATTTGacatatttttaaatttttttgctatatttaacaaATTAATTGCATTTTAagcaattttttgaattaagtcaaatttgaactacAAGTGGTTGAAGTaatagaataaaatgagtgaaaaataatattcatgttatttagccCAGTTTGAGGCCTTACACGtgaaatcaaaagaaattttcaACATCTTGTTCAGGAAACACGCCCACGAACGTGTATCCgaatgattttaaaattctaaaaaaaaacaagtgaagtctgaaaatcatgagatttgtCAATACCTCGTTATATCATATGTGGAGACAGTGGTAAAAAATTGAGTAGGTTTCGTAATTTTTTTACGTACAATGTTTACAAACGAAAACATCTCCGGAGAACAATCAGAGAGTTGAGAAAGATGCGGTTAGGTTTGGAATGAAAGTGATGGTCGAATTTGAGTTCGACTTTGAAAGTTTTTCTACTCTTCACATACAACATGTGGTAGTTCATATTaaaatttggtatatttttgtatatttttgctatatttaattaaataaatacatttcaaataattttgaaaaaataaattttgCCGTGGGTTGGaattgggcacacggcaaaaatgcCATGTCATGAATCCACCCCTTCAAATGGAGCTCTCCTATTGGTTCtcacccccctctctctctctccctctccctctctctctcccaccgcTACCTTTTATCCTCCGCCTCGACGCCATCGCAGACGTCGCAGCCGCGGCATCCGCGAGCCTCGCCGTGCCGCCCTCCCGctcccgcccctcccctcctgctCTGGCCGCCGCGCGGGGCGCGTCCGCTCTGGATCTGGCGGCAGCGTGGGCCTCGAGCTCGACCGACGCTCGGAGAGGCCGGATCCAGCCCTGGCGCGGGCGGATCCAGCGGCGGAGTGGGGGCGCAGTGGCGGCCCGGAGCAAGATCCATAGCGTCCTCCTGCGGCAGTGGCGGCGTTCCGCCCgagggggtgcggccctgcggcggcgggggcgcgggccTGCGGCAGCTGAGCACGCAGGGGCgctgg from Panicum virgatum strain AP13 chromosome 7N, P.virgatum_v5, whole genome shotgun sequence includes the following:
- the LOC120680904 gene encoding cuticle collagen 34-like, translating into MGAAAGQRPCVLSCRRPAPPPPQGRTPSGGTPPLPQEDAMDLAPGRHCAPTPPLDPPAPGLDPASPSVGRARGPRCRQIQSGRAPRGGQSRRGGAGAGGRHGEARGCRGCDVCDGVEAEDKR